One segment of Candidatus Methylomirabilis sp. DNA contains the following:
- a CDS encoding c-type cytochrome, whose translation MVLPPGSGGAGGRGARAEHGRGLTGSPSRRISNLSRRPRPRLISVRAACASLAVSLALAEISPAQAPEGKQVYQDHCAVCHGPNGDGNGEAAARLQTKPADFTAGRYKFRSTRSGAVPTDEDLLATLVRGVRGTAMVPQRHLALPELRAVVAYLKTLSPRFAEPGSPPVPVPPAPGVTPELVARGVRLYRASGCPECHGDGGKGDGPSARKGMKDARDLPILPADLSRRPLKRGADPRETWKSIALGLDGTPMPSYADALEPGEIWALVLFLESLATPDRRDPEDRLLPGEEALGEQIEREHRGRH comes from the coding sequence GTGGTCCTTCCTCCTGGATCTGGCGGCGCGGGAGGGCGCGGGGCCCGGGCAGAGCACGGACGCGGGCTGACGGGATCCCCGAGCCGACGGATCAGCAACCTCTCGCGGCGGCCGCGACCCCGGCTCATCTCCGTCCGGGCGGCGTGCGCGAGCCTGGCAGTCTCGCTCGCCCTGGCAGAGATCTCCCCGGCCCAGGCGCCGGAGGGCAAGCAGGTATACCAGGACCACTGCGCGGTCTGCCACGGCCCGAACGGGGATGGCAACGGCGAAGCCGCGGCGCGGCTCCAGACGAAGCCGGCCGACTTCACCGCAGGGCGGTACAAGTTCCGCTCCACCCGGAGCGGCGCCGTCCCCACCGACGAGGACCTGCTTGCCACCCTCGTCCGCGGAGTGCGGGGCACCGCCATGGTCCCCCAGCGGCACCTCGCGCTCCCGGAGCTCCGGGCAGTCGTCGCCTACCTGAAGACCCTCTCCCCGCGCTTCGCCGAGCCGGGATCCCCCCCGGTGCCCGTTCCCCCCGCGCCGGGGGTCACGCCCGAGCTGGTGGCGCGGGGGGTGAGGCTCTACCGGGCTTCGGGATGTCCCGAGTGCCACGGCGACGGCGGGAAGGGAGACGGACCCTCGGCCAGGAAGGGGATGAAGGACGCCCGCGACCTGCCCATCCTCCCCGCGGACCTGAGCCGGCGGCCGCTCAAGCGGGGCGCCGACCCGCGGGAGACCTGGAAGAGCATCGCCCTGGGCCTCGATGGGACCCCCATGCCCTCCTACGCCGACGCGCTGGAGCCGGGGGAGATATGGGCCCTCGTCCTCTTCCTGGAGTCTCTCGCGACGCCGGACCGGCGGGATCCCGAGGATCGCCTCCTCCCGGGGGAGGAGGCGCTGGGCGAGCAGATCGAGCGGGAGCATCGGGGCAGACACTGA
- a CDS encoding cupredoxin domain-containing protein: protein MKASTAIVLATLLALGPAVPLGAEGERELQAVNINYEGNNVWTPGTFVVKKGERVRFKLYNRVKADPNVHGFAIDEFNVKVDVYRDKPETVEFVADKAGLFRIWCHLHPAHLPGQLLVLEK, encoded by the coding sequence ATGAAGGCCAGCACAGCGATCGTCCTCGCCACCCTCCTCGCCCTCGGCCCGGCGGTACCTCTCGGCGCCGAGGGGGAGCGGGAGCTCCAGGCCGTCAACATCAACTACGAGGGGAACAACGTCTGGACGCCCGGTACCTTCGTGGTGAAGAAGGGGGAGAGGGTCCGCTTCAAGCTCTACAACCGGGTGAAGGCGGATCCCAACGTCCACGGCTTCGCGATCGACGAGTTCAACGTGAAGGTGGACGTGTACCGGGACAAGCCGGAGACCGTGGAGTTCGTCGCGGACAAGGCCGGGCTGTTCCGGATCTGGTGCCACCTGCACCCGGCGCACCTGCCGGGCCAGCTCCTGGTCCTGGAGAAGTAG
- a CDS encoding peptidylprolyl isomerase, whose amino-acid sequence MAGAFAWWGGVLLALAGPAVAVAQAPGKAAGPLFATLKTSMGAIVVRLYEEKAPSTVANFVGLAMGTKEWTDPKTGQKVTRPLYNGTVFHRVIPNFMIQGGDPLGTGTGGPGYRFADEFHPDLKHSKAGILSMANAGPNTNGSQFFITHRATPWLDGRHSVFGEVVEGMEVVQALGTVPRDARDRPLKPVLLQEVLISRGAAAR is encoded by the coding sequence ATGGCAGGGGCGTTTGCGTGGTGGGGGGGAGTGCTGCTGGCGCTGGCCGGGCCCGCCGTGGCCGTCGCCCAGGCGCCGGGGAAGGCAGCCGGTCCCCTCTTCGCCACCCTGAAAACGAGCATGGGGGCCATCGTGGTCCGGCTCTACGAGGAGAAGGCCCCGAGCACGGTGGCGAACTTCGTGGGGCTCGCGATGGGGACCAAGGAGTGGACGGATCCCAAGACGGGCCAGAAGGTGACGCGCCCCCTCTACAACGGGACCGTTTTCCACCGGGTGATCCCGAACTTCATGATCCAGGGGGGCGATCCGCTGGGGACTGGAACGGGGGGGCCCGGGTACCGGTTCGCCGACGAGTTTCACCCGGACCTGAAGCACAGCAAGGCGGGGATCCTCTCCATGGCCAACGCCGGCCCGAACACCAACGGGAGCCAGTTCTTCATCACTCACCGGGCCACGCCCTGGCTGGACGGGCGCCACAGCGTCTTCGGGGAGGTGGTGGAGGGGATGGAGGTGGTGCAGGCCCTCGGCACCGTGCCCCGCGATGCCCGGGACCGGCCCCTCAAGCCGGTCCTCCTGCAGGAGGTCCTGATCAGCCGCGGGGCGGCGGCCCGCTGA
- a CDS encoding PBP1A family penicillin-binding protein — translation MTRAVALALSAVIALASPAPAAPPAAAPEREDLPELERLDIFAPGEPTLLLSKDGEPFATLTQEHRVFVPLARIPRVLRDAVIATEDSRFYRHGALDWRAMARAALSNLTAGRLREGGSTITQQLAKTLFLTPERTVTRKLQEIRLAQKIEERYAKEKILELYLNAVYFGHGAYGAEAAARTYFSKSVRALTLPEAALLAGLIRAPALYSPLLDPARAKARRDHVLERMLAEGFLKEPAAKAAAAAPVRVAPLFKGRGTAPHFVDYVRELLEERYGEAFLARGGLRVTTTLDLSLQGQALEAVRAGVAAAAAALAPAAPRRGAKPPAPPGGGPEGPGLEGALVALEPGTGAIRAMVGGTAYGRSQYNRAARARRQPGSAFKPFVYAAAFERGISAADLLADAPVRYPKGLGKRREAWAPENYDRLYRGEVTVRQALEESINVPTVRLLESIGVESVLDVARRLGIRSPLRREYALALGVSEVTLLELTSAYAALANGGSRAAPHGIVRVEGPGGDLLEEYRPAIQPALKEEVAYLLTSVLQGAVERGTGQKAQALGRPAAGKTGTSQDAADLWFVGYTPELAAGVWLGYDAPRSLGPHETAGRLAAPLWADFMQRALASRPPSAFPVPEEVFFLDVDALTGAPVPPGSPGAIHEVFLRGEEAMGPPPGAEVPEEEPEEVEEGEGSAAEGSP, via the coding sequence ATGACGCGCGCCGTGGCCCTGGCCCTCTCTGCGGTGATCGCCTTGGCGAGCCCGGCCCCCGCCGCCCCTCCGGCCGCCGCGCCCGAGCGGGAGGACCTTCCGGAGCTCGAGCGGCTCGATATCTTCGCGCCGGGGGAACCCACCCTGCTCCTGTCCAAGGACGGGGAGCCCTTCGCCACCCTCACCCAAGAGCACCGGGTCTTCGTCCCCCTCGCCCGGATCCCGCGGGTGCTGCGAGATGCCGTCATCGCCACCGAGGACTCCCGCTTCTACCGCCACGGGGCCCTGGATTGGAGAGCGATGGCCCGGGCCGCCCTCAGCAACCTGACCGCGGGCCGCCTCCGGGAGGGGGGGAGCACCATCACGCAGCAGCTCGCCAAGACGCTCTTCCTCACCCCGGAGCGGACCGTCACCCGGAAGCTGCAGGAGATCCGGCTGGCCCAGAAGATCGAAGAGCGCTACGCGAAGGAGAAGATTCTGGAGCTGTACCTGAACGCCGTCTACTTCGGGCATGGAGCCTACGGGGCCGAGGCGGCGGCCCGGACCTACTTCAGCAAGTCCGTCCGGGCGCTCACCCTTCCGGAGGCGGCGCTCCTGGCCGGGCTCATCCGCGCCCCCGCGCTGTACTCCCCCTTGCTGGACCCCGCCCGCGCCAAGGCGCGGCGGGACCATGTCCTGGAGCGGATGCTGGCGGAGGGCTTTCTGAAAGAGCCGGCCGCCAAGGCCGCCGCGGCCGCGCCGGTCCGGGTGGCGCCGCTGTTCAAGGGCCGGGGGACCGCCCCGCACTTCGTGGATTACGTCCGGGAGCTCCTGGAGGAGCGCTACGGGGAGGCCTTCCTGGCCCGCGGCGGGCTCCGGGTGACGACCACGCTCGACCTGAGCCTTCAGGGGCAGGCCCTGGAGGCCGTCCGGGCGGGGGTCGCGGCCGCTGCCGCCGCCCTGGCCCCTGCTGCCCCGCGGCGCGGCGCCAAGCCTCCGGCCCCGCCGGGCGGGGGGCCGGAGGGGCCCGGCCTCGAGGGGGCACTGGTAGCCCTCGAGCCGGGCACCGGGGCCATCCGGGCCATGGTGGGCGGGACCGCGTACGGGCGGAGCCAGTACAACCGGGCAGCCCGCGCCCGCCGGCAGCCCGGCTCCGCCTTCAAGCCCTTCGTCTACGCCGCGGCCTTCGAGCGGGGGATCAGCGCGGCGGACCTGCTCGCGGATGCCCCCGTGCGCTACCCGAAGGGGCTGGGGAAGCGACGGGAGGCCTGGGCTCCCGAGAACTACGATCGGCTCTACCGGGGCGAGGTCACGGTCCGTCAAGCCCTGGAGGAGTCCATCAACGTTCCCACCGTTCGGCTCCTCGAAAGCATCGGCGTGGAGAGCGTCCTGGATGTGGCCCGCCGGTTGGGGATCCGGAGCCCTCTGCGCCGGGAGTACGCGCTGGCACTCGGGGTCTCGGAGGTGACCCTCCTGGAGCTGACCTCCGCCTACGCGGCGTTGGCCAACGGCGGCAGCCGGGCTGCCCCCCACGGCATCGTCCGGGTGGAGGGGCCGGGCGGGGACCTCCTGGAGGAATACCGGCCCGCGATCCAGCCCGCGCTGAAGGAAGAGGTCGCCTACCTCCTCACCTCGGTCCTGCAGGGAGCCGTGGAGCGGGGGACGGGGCAGAAGGCCCAGGCCCTCGGCCGCCCGGCGGCGGGGAAGACCGGCACGAGCCAGGATGCGGCCGATCTCTGGTTCGTGGGCTATACGCCAGAGCTGGCGGCGGGGGTGTGGCTGGGCTACGATGCGCCCCGCTCCCTGGGGCCGCACGAGACGGCCGGTCGCCTCGCCGCGCCCCTCTGGGCGGACTTCATGCAACGGGCGCTCGCGTCGCGACCCCCGAGCGCCTTTCCCGTTCCCGAGGAGGTCTTCTTCCTCGACGTGGACGCCCTGACCGGCGCGCCGGTCCCGCCCGGGAGCCCCGGGGCGATCCACGAGGTGTTCCTCCGGGGCGAGGAGGCGATGGGGCCGCCGCCGGGGGCCGAAGTCCCGGAGGAGGAACCGGAGGAGGTCGAGGAGGGGGAAGGATCGGCGGCGGAAGGGAGTCCCTGA
- a CDS encoding PilZ domain-containing protein, translated as MGEERRRHRRYTLELPVRCRVEEPAGGPSQNLPGHTLNLSEGGLALVLPTSLARGTEVTLLLDLPEGPAVVEATVVWVGPVAEEEGGGRHGLRIREMAPTHEARWRQFLVRMASQAYSRRHGRLGVRLQIQCAVVGRPPRELRGRTVDLSPGGLQLLLPEAVPVGTRLHLSLQVPMGPRALEGEVVWCVPAEGGEHRVGVQFPQRSWGWSFLLDLAAREGAGPGQSTDAG; from the coding sequence ATGGGGGAGGAACGCCGCCGGCACCGCCGGTACACGCTGGAGCTCCCCGTCCGGTGCCGCGTGGAGGAGCCGGCGGGGGGACCGTCCCAGAACCTCCCGGGCCACACCCTCAACCTGAGCGAGGGGGGGCTGGCACTCGTCCTGCCGACTTCCCTGGCCCGCGGAACCGAGGTGACGCTCCTGCTGGACCTGCCGGAGGGCCCCGCGGTCGTCGAGGCAACGGTTGTCTGGGTCGGGCCCGTGGCCGAGGAGGAGGGAGGAGGGCGGCACGGCCTGCGGATCCGGGAGATGGCGCCGACCCACGAGGCGCGCTGGCGGCAGTTCCTGGTCCGGATGGCCTCCCAGGCCTACTCCCGCCGGCACGGGCGCCTGGGGGTTCGCCTCCAGATCCAGTGCGCCGTCGTGGGCCGGCCGCCGCGGGAGCTCAGAGGACGGACGGTGGATCTGAGCCCGGGCGGGTTGCAGCTCCTCCTGCCCGAGGCGGTCCCGGTGGGCACCCGCCTGCACCTGTCGCTCCAGGTCCCAATGGGCCCCCGGGCGCTGGAGGGGGAGGTGGTGTGGTGCGTACCGGCCGAAGGGGGGGAGCACCGGGTGGGGGTGCAGTTCCCGCAGCGCTCCTGGGGGTGGTCCTTCCTCCTGGATCTGGCGGCGCGGGAGGGCGCGGGGCCCGGGCAGAGCACGGACGCGGGCTGA
- a CDS encoding diadenylate cyclase, whose protein sequence is MARAPAAGYNGGAMAEIFGNLRWQDVLDILLISTILYHLMVLFRGTRAVQALAGLGVVGLFTLLAREAELILSSWLLQNLWAVILLVLVVIFQQELRHTLERVSPARWLTGWGRPPTDHLGEVVRAAFHLARQRIGALIVFQRGTRLDEIVRLGTPLGAEVTAPLLESLFTPASPLHDGAVVIDGTRVTHAGCMLPLSRREDLPPHFGTRHRAALGLTEETDAVSLAVSEERGEVTLMTGGTYRSGLSREEAVERLRVLLGTPERRMPAPMAWGALLLRRWPLKVGSLVVVTALWVYLGGAQKVEEGLRIPVEYRNIPESLTLSGRPATSLEVRLRGSRAVLGSMNRETLRATVDLGGTERGTNFVAVGRADVNVPAGVEVVGTDP, encoded by the coding sequence GTGGCGCGCGCCCCCGCCGCCGGGTACAATGGGGGCGCCATGGCCGAGATCTTCGGGAACCTCCGCTGGCAGGATGTCCTCGATATCCTTCTCATCAGCACCATCCTCTATCACCTCATGGTGCTGTTCCGGGGGACGCGCGCCGTGCAGGCCCTGGCCGGCCTCGGGGTGGTCGGGCTCTTCACCCTCCTCGCGCGCGAGGCCGAGCTGATCCTGAGCAGTTGGCTCCTCCAGAACCTCTGGGCCGTCATCCTCCTCGTCCTCGTCGTCATCTTCCAGCAGGAGCTCCGCCACACTCTCGAGCGGGTGAGCCCGGCTCGCTGGCTGACCGGGTGGGGGAGGCCGCCCACCGACCACCTCGGGGAGGTGGTCCGGGCGGCCTTCCACCTGGCCCGGCAGCGGATCGGAGCCCTGATCGTCTTCCAGCGGGGGACCCGCCTGGACGAGATCGTCCGCCTCGGGACGCCCCTCGGGGCGGAGGTCACGGCCCCCCTCCTGGAGAGCCTCTTCACGCCAGCCTCCCCGCTGCACGACGGGGCCGTCGTCATCGACGGGACCCGGGTCACCCACGCGGGGTGCATGCTCCCCCTCTCCCGGCGGGAGGATCTCCCCCCCCACTTCGGGACCCGCCACCGGGCCGCCCTGGGGCTGACCGAGGAGACCGACGCCGTCTCCCTGGCGGTCTCCGAGGAGCGGGGGGAGGTCACCCTGATGACCGGAGGGACCTATCGGTCGGGGCTCTCGCGGGAGGAGGCGGTGGAGCGTTTGCGGGTGCTCCTCGGGACGCCGGAGCGGCGGATGCCGGCACCCATGGCCTGGGGGGCCCTGCTCCTGCGCCGCTGGCCCCTCAAGGTGGGGTCGCTCGTTGTGGTCACGGCCCTCTGGGTCTACCTCGGCGGGGCGCAGAAGGTCGAGGAGGGGCTCCGCATCCCGGTCGAGTACCGCAACATCCCGGAGTCGCTTACGCTGAGCGGTCGGCCCGCCACGTCCCTGGAGGTCCGCCTGCGGGGGAGCCGGGCGGTGCTCGGGAGCATGAACCGGGAGACCCTCCGGGCCACGGTGGATCTGGGGGGGACGGAGCGGGGGACGAACTTCGTTGCGGTCGGGCGTGCGGACGTCAACGTCCCGGCGGGGGTGGAGGTGGTCGGGACCGACCC
- a CDS encoding response regulator: MRVNPLVLVVDDDERVLELAREILGSREIEVVTASNGSEGVELARERRPDLIILDVMMPGLDGYKACALLKEDPHLKATPILMFTASDGIKFNEQAFRAGAAFCLSKPFDARRFLSIVELALSQARIFPHRAEAERRQRNFRRYFARYPVTARATGGTARRREAGGFTGNVSAGGLFCTLPERFPVMTPILVRVETPAGPVAVSATVSWCGSSSGRRPGDVPHGLRILQAQTPEDAARWTRLLQGLAETAVAEGEGEA, encoded by the coding sequence GTGCGGGTGAATCCCCTGGTCCTGGTCGTGGACGACGATGAGCGGGTGCTCGAGCTGGCGCGGGAGATCCTCGGCAGCCGGGAGATCGAGGTCGTGACCGCGAGCAACGGGTCCGAAGGGGTGGAGCTGGCGCGGGAGCGGCGTCCCGACCTCATCATCCTGGACGTGATGATGCCGGGCCTGGACGGGTACAAGGCCTGCGCGCTCTTGAAGGAGGACCCGCACCTGAAGGCGACGCCGATCCTGATGTTCACGGCGAGCGACGGGATCAAATTCAACGAGCAGGCCTTCCGGGCCGGGGCCGCCTTCTGCCTGTCCAAGCCGTTCGACGCGCGCCGCTTCCTCAGCATCGTCGAGTTGGCCCTGAGCCAGGCGAGAATCTTCCCCCACCGCGCGGAGGCCGAGCGGCGCCAGCGCAACTTTCGCCGCTACTTCGCCCGCTACCCCGTGACGGCCCGGGCCACCGGCGGGACGGCCCGGAGGCGGGAAGCGGGGGGGTTCACTGGGAATGTCAGCGCCGGGGGCCTCTTCTGCACCCTGCCCGAGCGGTTCCCCGTCATGACGCCGATCCTCGTCCGGGTTGAAACGCCGGCCGGCCCCGTTGCGGTGAGCGCGACGGTCTCCTGGTGCGGCTCCTCCTCGGGCCGCCGCCCCGGCGACGTGCCACACGGCCTCCGGATCCTCCAGGCCCAGACCCCCGAGGACGCCGCTCGCTGGACGCGGCTCCTCCAGGGCCTGGCGGAGACCGCCGTCGCCGAGGGCGAGGGGGAGGCATGA